Proteins encoded within one genomic window of Sulfurovum sp. XGS-02:
- the fumC gene encoding class II fumarate hydratase translates to MDYRIEKDTMGEMQVPADKYWGAQTQRSLHNFEIGNEKMPIEVVYGFANLKKACALVNHSLDRLNDEKTTAIAQACDRVLSGELDDNFPLVVWQTGSGTQSNMNMNEVVANKATEILGGDFTQENLVHPNDDVNKGQSSNDTYPTAMRIAEVVAVTDTLLPALIQLKNTLDEKAKTFSDIVKIGRTHLQDATPLTLGQELSGYVAMLETNLKQINDALAYCKELAIGGTAVGTGLNSHPEFSQRVVVQLNQFMEKNYGFVSQANKFHALTGHDAEVVLSGALKALAANLMKIANDIRWLASGPRCGLGEIEIPANEPGSSIMPGKVNPTQAEAMTMVAVQVMGNDTAVGIAASQGNFELNVFKPVIAYNVLQSIRLLSDTLRSFDVNCAVGIEPIRANIDKFLNDSLMLVTALNPHIGYENAAKIAKQAHANGTTLKEEAVALGLMSAEEFDKNVKPEEMVAPKG, encoded by the coding sequence ATGGATTATAGAATAGAAAAGGACACAATGGGAGAGATGCAGGTTCCTGCTGACAAGTACTGGGGTGCACAGACACAAAGATCATTGCATAATTTTGAGATAGGCAATGAAAAAATGCCGATTGAAGTGGTCTATGGTTTTGCCAATCTAAAAAAAGCCTGTGCTTTGGTCAATCACTCTTTAGATCGTCTCAATGATGAAAAAACTACGGCGATAGCTCAGGCCTGTGATAGGGTTCTGTCGGGTGAACTGGATGATAACTTTCCCCTTGTGGTATGGCAAACAGGCTCAGGTACACAGTCGAACATGAATATGAACGAAGTCGTTGCAAATAAAGCAACAGAGATCCTGGGTGGAGATTTTACACAAGAAAACCTGGTGCATCCTAATGATGATGTCAACAAAGGACAGAGTTCAAACGATACCTATCCCACTGCGATGCGTATCGCTGAAGTTGTAGCAGTAACGGATACGCTTCTTCCTGCATTGATACAGTTGAAAAATACATTGGATGAAAAAGCCAAAACATTTTCTGATATTGTGAAGATAGGTAGAACACACCTTCAAGATGCAACACCATTGACACTGGGTCAGGAACTTTCCGGGTATGTAGCAATGCTAGAGACAAATCTCAAGCAGATCAATGATGCACTTGCATACTGTAAAGAGTTGGCTATCGGTGGTACGGCTGTAGGGACGGGTCTAAATTCTCATCCGGAGTTTTCACAAAGAGTTGTGGTACAGTTGAATCAGTTTATGGAAAAAAACTACGGATTTGTTTCACAAGCAAATAAGTTTCATGCGCTTACAGGGCATGATGCAGAAGTTGTGCTTAGTGGTGCACTCAAAGCACTTGCTGCAAATCTTATGAAAATTGCCAATGACATACGATGGCTGGCATCAGGTCCCAGATGTGGTCTGGGAGAGATAGAGATCCCTGCCAATGAACCGGGTTCTTCTATCATGCCTGGTAAAGTCAATCCGACACAGGCAGAAGCTATGACGATGGTAGCAGTGCAAGTGATGGGTAATGATACAGCAGTAGGGATCGCTGCATCCCAAGGGAATTTTGAACTGAATGTCTTCAAACCGGTGATCGCTTATAATGTCTTGCAATCCATTCGGCTTCTTTCTGATACCCTAAGAAGTTTTGATGTGAATTGTGCAGTAGGAATCGAGCCGATCAGAGCCAATATTGATAAATTTTTAAATGATTCACTCATGTTAGTGACTGCATTAAATCCTCATATCGGGTATGAAAATGCAGCAAAGATTGCGAAGCAGGCACATGCAAACGGCACAACATTGAAAGAAGAAGCTGTTGCACTCGGTCTCATGTCAGCAGAAGAGTTTGATAAAAACGTGAAACCTGAAGAGATGGTTGCCCCTAAAGGATAA
- the sucC gene encoding ADP-forming succinate--CoA ligase subunit beta, giving the protein MNIHEYQAKQIFQKYGVPTPRGIIANTPDEAVANAQELGGDIWVVKAQIHAGGRGLGGGVKLARSEEEVRTLAQEILGMTLVTHQTGPEGKLVQKVYIEEGAAIADELYLSVVLDRAAEMPIIMASTEGGMDIETVAHDTLEKIIKIKVDPAIGFQPYHGRELVFGLGITDKAEQKKMMDFASKLYKLYMENDAEMIEINPLIKTESGDFLALDGKMGFDDSALGRHPDIEDMRDISEEDPDEREASQYGLSYIALDGEIGCMVNGAGLAMGTMDTINYMGGTPANFLDVGGSANAETVAKGFEIILKNPNVKAIFVNIFGGIVRCDRIANGILEATKLVDVHVPVVVRLDGTNAPEAAEILKNANIPNVIAATDLADGAAKAVAAAKGE; this is encoded by the coding sequence GTGAATATTCATGAGTATCAAGCGAAACAAATATTCCAAAAGTATGGTGTTCCGACACCAAGAGGTATTATTGCCAATACACCTGATGAAGCTGTAGCAAATGCACAAGAGCTGGGTGGTGATATCTGGGTAGTAAAAGCACAGATCCACGCTGGTGGTAGAGGACTAGGAGGTGGTGTAAAACTTGCTAGATCTGAAGAAGAAGTAAGAACACTTGCCCAAGAGATCCTGGGTATGACTCTTGTAACACACCAAACAGGACCAGAAGGTAAATTGGTTCAAAAAGTATATATCGAAGAGGGTGCAGCAATTGCAGATGAACTTTATCTTTCTGTTGTACTTGACAGAGCTGCTGAAATGCCGATCATCATGGCTTCAACAGAAGGTGGTATGGATATTGAAACAGTTGCACATGATACTCTTGAAAAGATCATAAAGATCAAAGTGGATCCTGCGATCGGTTTCCAACCTTATCATGGTAGAGAACTTGTATTCGGTCTTGGAATTACAGATAAAGCTGAACAAAAGAAGATGATGGATTTCGCTTCTAAACTTTATAAACTTTATATGGAAAATGATGCAGAGATGATCGAGATCAACCCATTGATCAAAACAGAGTCTGGTGACTTTTTGGCACTAGATGGAAAAATGGGATTCGATGACTCTGCACTTGGACGCCACCCGGATATCGAAGATATGAGAGATATCTCAGAAGAAGATCCTGATGAGAGAGAAGCAAGCCAATATGGTCTTTCTTATATCGCACTTGATGGTGAGATCGGTTGTATGGTAAACGGTGCAGGTCTTGCAATGGGTACGATGGATACGATCAACTATATGGGTGGAACACCTGCGAACTTCCTTGATGTTGGTGGTTCGGCAAATGCAGAAACTGTTGCAAAAGGGTTTGAGATCATTCTTAAAAATCCAAACGTTAAAGCGATCTTTGTCAATATCTTCGGTGGTATCGTAAGATGTGATAGAATCGCGAACGGTATTCTTGAAGCAACAAAACTTGTAGATGTACATGTACCTGTTGTAGTGCGTCTTGATGGAACGAATGCACCGGAAGCAGCAGAGATTCTTAAAAATGCAAATATTCCAAACGTTATTGCAGCAACTGACCTGGCAGATGGTGCAGCAAAAGCAGTAGCAGCGGCAAAGGGAGAGTAA
- the sucD gene encoding succinate--CoA ligase subunit alpha — MSILVNKDTKVIVQGFTGKEGSFHAEQCIDYGTNIVGGVTPNKGGQTHLGKPVFNTVRDAVETTGATVSMIFVPPAFVADAVMEAADAGIELAVIITEGAPVRDMQMAKAHAVKNNMKTIGPNCPGIITAEECKIGIMPGMIFKKGNIGLISKSGTLTYEGANQVCNEGYGISTAVGIGGDPIIGLSYKQLLQMFQEDPETEAIVMIGEIGGDLEIQAAAYIKENITKPVVAFIAGQTAPAGKRMGHAGAIISGSAGTAKEKMDALQAAGVKVVVSPAEIGKAVKEVLS; from the coding sequence ATGTCAATTTTAGTAAATAAAGATACAAAAGTAATCGTTCAAGGTTTTACAGGGAAAGAGGGTTCTTTCCATGCTGAGCAGTGTATAGACTATGGTACAAATATCGTAGGTGGTGTGACACCGAACAAAGGTGGTCAAACACATCTTGGAAAGCCTGTATTCAATACAGTAAGAGATGCAGTGGAGACTACTGGGGCAACTGTTTCTATGATCTTCGTTCCACCGGCATTTGTAGCAGATGCAGTAATGGAAGCAGCAGATGCAGGTATCGAACTTGCAGTGATCATTACAGAAGGTGCACCGGTAAGAGACATGCAAATGGCTAAAGCACATGCAGTGAAGAACAATATGAAAACTATCGGGCCAAACTGTCCTGGTATCATCACGGCAGAAGAGTGTAAGATCGGTATCATGCCTGGTATGATCTTCAAAAAAGGTAATATCGGACTTATCTCTAAATCCGGTACATTGACGTATGAAGGTGCGAACCAAGTATGTAATGAAGGGTATGGTATCTCAACAGCTGTTGGAATCGGTGGGGACCCGATCATTGGTCTTTCATACAAACAACTGCTTCAAATGTTCCAAGAGGATCCTGAAACTGAAGCGATCGTGATGATCGGTGAGATCGGTGGAGACCTTGAGATCCAAGCAGCAGCGTATATCAAAGAAAATATCACTAAACCAGTGGTTGCTTTCATTGCGGGTCAAACTGCACCGGCAGGAAAAAGAATGGGACACGCAGGTGCTATCATCTCTGGTTCTGCAGGTACAGCAAAAGAGAAAATGGACGCACTTCAGGCAGCAGGCGTGAAAGTGGTTGTTTCACCAGCTGAGATCGGTAAAGCAGTCAAAGAAGTACTTTCTTAA
- a CDS encoding heavy-metal-associated domain-containing protein, whose translation MQQTFEVFNVKCGGCASTLKSKLAEEFGEIEVDLSVLPRKITLDIENNDIDKLSKALKALGYPLASEEMSFMDSTSAKAKSFVSCAIGKMNS comes from the coding sequence ATGCAGCAAACATTTGAAGTCTTTAATGTCAAATGCGGCGGGTGCGCATCTACACTCAAGAGCAAACTTGCCGAAGAGTTTGGAGAGATAGAAGTTGATCTGAGCGTACTTCCACGTAAAATTACTTTGGATATAGAGAATAATGATATCGATAAGTTATCCAAAGCATTGAAGGCACTCGGTTATCCTTTGGCTTCAGAAGAGATGAGTTTCATGGACAGCACTTCAGCAAAAGCAAAAAGTTTTGTTTCTTGTGCCATAGGCAAAATGAACAGTTAA
- a CDS encoding HlyD family secretion protein: MKAFLLLLTPLVIFAKVHYAKVEPYESVTLKSAVSALVLDVDLEAEGRVVNDKRVIYLDDSLDKINLKTSNENLRILHETLKRKESYFHRINKLKTASSAQKDEAFYSFASTKTQYLDMQYKIAQLEDSIEKKSIILHHMYLYEIMVRKGDYVSPGSPLASVVDASRAKLVLFLEPEELEQIEQKTVYLNGEKTAYKVDKVWKVADEKFISSYRAEIYIPAPEGSFSELMKVEIK; this comes from the coding sequence ATGAAAGCATTTCTATTATTATTGACCCCATTAGTTATCTTTGCAAAAGTACATTATGCAAAAGTTGAACCCTATGAATCTGTGACATTGAAGTCTGCGGTCAGTGCATTGGTACTGGATGTTGATCTCGAAGCTGAAGGGCGTGTAGTGAATGATAAACGCGTGATCTATTTGGATGACAGTTTGGACAAGATCAACTTGAAAACATCCAATGAAAACCTTCGCATTCTTCATGAAACTTTAAAACGAAAAGAGTCATATTTTCATCGTATCAATAAGTTGAAAACAGCATCTTCGGCCCAAAAAGACGAGGCTTTTTACAGTTTTGCTTCTACAAAAACACAGTATTTGGATATGCAGTATAAGATCGCTCAGCTTGAAGACAGTATTGAAAAAAAATCTATTATACTTCACCATATGTATCTGTATGAAATTATGGTACGCAAGGGTGATTATGTATCACCGGGTTCACCTTTGGCAAGCGTAGTAGATGCAAGCAGAGCAAAGTTGGTACTCTTTTTAGAACCTGAAGAGTTGGAACAGATAGAGCAAAAAACAGTTTATCTTAATGGTGAGAAAACGGCGTATAAAGTCGATAAAGTATGGAAGGTAGCCGATGAGAAGTTCATCTCTTCTTATCGTGCAGAGATCTACATACCCGCACCTGAAGGCTCATTTTCCGAATTGATGAAAGTAGAGATAAAATAA
- a CDS encoding aspartate aminotransferase family protein, with protein sequence MNLEQQDKQYVLQTYARDYTNFVKGVGSTLYDENGKDYIDFASGIAVNSVGHNHPKLVEAICNQAKNIIHISNLQVIEPQAKLAQKIVELSGYDMGVFFANSGAEANEGAIKIARKYGETKFENKRYKVITLEHSFHGRTITTVKATGQESFHTPNFSPYPEGFSYEKSIDDVYKAIDDETVAVLIELVQGEGGVQPFEKEEIQKLAKHLKEQGVLLIVDEVQTGIYRTGEFLASNLYEIEPDIITLAKGLGGGVPIGAVMTKHKDVLVAGDHGSTFGGNYLSTAAGLAVLDILYPLYDDGTIDETLVYFSQKLQAIADKYTHLFEKEVGLGLMRGLRAKSAEVQAGVIKNCMAEGLVVLKAGRNTVRFLPSLTISRNEIDEGFKRFEKAISSL encoded by the coding sequence ATGAATTTAGAACAACAAGATAAACAATATGTGCTTCAAACCTATGCACGTGACTATACGAACTTTGTCAAAGGTGTAGGATCTACACTCTACGATGAGAATGGTAAAGATTATATAGATTTCGCTTCTGGTATCGCTGTAAACTCTGTAGGACATAACCATCCTAAACTTGTTGAAGCTATCTGTAATCAGGCAAAAAATATTATTCATATTTCAAACCTTCAAGTGATTGAGCCTCAGGCAAAATTGGCACAGAAAATAGTTGAACTCAGCGGATATGATATGGGTGTATTCTTTGCTAACTCGGGCGCAGAAGCGAATGAAGGGGCGATCAAGATCGCCCGTAAGTATGGTGAAACAAAATTCGAAAATAAACGGTACAAAGTGATCACACTCGAACACTCCTTTCACGGCCGTACGATCACCACAGTAAAGGCAACAGGGCAGGAGAGTTTTCATACACCAAACTTTTCGCCCTATCCGGAAGGATTCAGCTATGAAAAGAGCATCGATGATGTCTATAAAGCGATCGATGATGAGACCGTAGCAGTGCTTATCGAACTGGTTCAAGGTGAGGGTGGGGTTCAGCCTTTTGAGAAAGAGGAGATCCAAAAACTCGCTAAACACCTTAAAGAGCAAGGTGTGCTGCTGATCGTGGATGAGGTACAAACAGGTATCTACCGTACCGGTGAGTTTCTCGCATCCAATCTGTATGAGATCGAACCGGATATCATCACCCTTGCCAAAGGACTTGGCGGCGGTGTACCTATCGGTGCAGTGATGACCAAACATAAAGATGTGCTGGTCGCGGGAGACCATGGAAGTACGTTTGGGGGTAATTACCTCAGTACTGCCGCGGGTCTTGCAGTTTTGGATATCTTGTATCCATTGTATGATGATGGTACCATTGATGAGACACTGGTCTATTTTTCTCAAAAACTACAGGCTATAGCTGACAAATATACTCATTTGTTTGAAAAAGAAGTAGGATTGGGATTGATGCGGGGGCTGCGTGCTAAAAGTGCGGAGGTTCAGGCAGGTGTGATAAAGAACTGTATGGCCGAAGGCCTTGTTGTCCTTAAAGCAGGACGTAATACAGTACGTTTCCTACCAAGTCTCACCATCAGTAGAAATGAAATTGATGAAGGATTTAAACGTTTTGAAAAAGCTATTTCTTCTTTGTAG
- a CDS encoding TolC family protein — protein sequence MKKLFLLCSLVASSLIHADELGDILSDNKELIFDYQLESNELESDILSRSWLNPVRVQYNKNFTTQFTDTTVITGGYSVIIDQPIFRSGGIYYGIKYSQALRDATRADIELQKRTMIGDAISILFNLKKTKLEQEKMKYQIKNDVIDIRQKRDSYDAGLLDSSFLDQAILKKSQDETALLEMDLTMMELKQKFALLSDKDPESLRLPALKLMSKTDYSESNLELKRDRLRAAQSDYNQKVTWAKYLPEVSLQGQYTDADLNPLFARPGLEEKYYTYGFTVSMPLDINSFSDIEASKVEKLRAATELLDRKETVDEEYDWIDNSISILDKKILLAQKDEKVYKSLYRLTKNLADAGEKTSFDAEIMHNSLQIRKIDQKIYHIDKQLQLLKLYVRVENAI from the coding sequence TTGAAAAAGCTATTTCTTCTTTGTAGTTTGGTGGCATCATCACTGATACATGCAGACGAATTGGGTGACATCCTTTCTGATAATAAAGAGTTGATCTTTGACTATCAGCTGGAGAGCAATGAACTTGAGAGCGATATACTTTCAAGAAGCTGGTTGAACCCGGTAAGAGTACAGTACAATAAGAATTTCACGACGCAGTTTACCGATACGACAGTGATAACCGGGGGGTACTCTGTTATTATAGATCAGCCTATATTCAGATCAGGAGGGATCTATTACGGTATCAAGTACTCACAAGCACTCCGTGATGCAACCAGAGCAGATATAGAGCTTCAAAAACGTACTATGATAGGGGATGCTATCTCCATACTTTTCAATCTGAAAAAAACAAAACTTGAACAAGAAAAGATGAAGTATCAGATCAAAAATGATGTGATAGATATACGTCAAAAACGTGACAGCTATGATGCAGGTTTACTTGACAGCAGTTTTTTGGACCAGGCGATTTTGAAAAAGAGTCAAGATGAGACGGCACTGCTTGAAATGGACCTGACAATGATGGAGCTCAAGCAGAAATTTGCACTTTTAAGTGATAAAGATCCGGAGAGTTTACGTCTTCCTGCATTAAAACTGATGAGTAAAACAGACTACAGTGAATCAAATCTGGAACTTAAAAGGGACAGGTTACGTGCGGCACAGTCAGACTATAATCAAAAAGTGACATGGGCAAAGTACCTTCCTGAAGTCTCTTTACAGGGACAGTATACAGATGCAGATCTTAATCCTCTGTTCGCGAGACCTGGTCTTGAAGAAAAGTATTATACCTACGGTTTTACTGTTTCCATGCCATTGGACATCAACTCTTTTTCTGACATTGAGGCCAGTAAAGTCGAAAAGCTAAGAGCTGCAACAGAATTGCTTGACCGAAAAGAGACAGTCGATGAAGAGTATGATTGGATAGATAACAGTATAAGTATTTTAGATAAAAAGATCCTCTTGGCCCAAAAAGATGAAAAGGTCTATAAAAGCCTCTATCGTTTAACTAAAAATCTTGCGGATGCAGGAGAGAAGACCTCTTTTGATGCGGAGATCATGCATAACTCTCTGCAGATCAGGAAGATCGATCAAAAAATATATCATATAGACAAACAACTACAGTTATTGAAACTTTATGTACGGGTAGAGAATGCGATTTAG
- a CDS encoding SAM-dependent methyltransferase, whose product MRFSDYMNAWLYGEEGYYKNFKAIGKSGDFYTAVSTSRFFGASIANYFYSLLKEGKADRDGWLIEIGAHQGYLICDMIQWLYTCDPTLVETLKFGIVERQPEVQKAQLAYIQERFGDDVQITHFDDIAEVEASYAFVVANEIFDAFPCEILKDEKIALVKEHQIEWVEAPAEMLGWAKKHHLKQGEIAIGYEAFAQEMAKGIERCDFVSFDYGEKYVRNDFSIRVYRAHETFPLFDEALTLSESYKKDDITYDVNFGHVSEAFEEAGFKEVFYETQARALIRFGIIDILESFAKQTTQARYMSEADKIKTLISPTMMGDRFKLIHFRK is encoded by the coding sequence ATGCGATTTAGTGACTATATGAATGCATGGCTTTATGGCGAAGAGGGCTACTATAAAAACTTTAAAGCGATAGGTAAATCCGGAGACTTCTATACTGCGGTCAGCACCAGTAGGTTTTTTGGTGCAAGTATTGCCAATTATTTCTATTCTCTTTTGAAAGAGGGCAAGGCAGACAGAGACGGATGGCTGATAGAGATAGGTGCGCATCAGGGGTATCTGATCTGTGACATGATACAGTGGCTTTATACTTGTGACCCGACCTTGGTAGAAACACTGAAGTTTGGTATCGTAGAACGTCAGCCTGAAGTACAAAAGGCGCAATTGGCCTATATACAGGAGCGTTTTGGCGATGATGTGCAGATTACACATTTTGATGACATTGCAGAAGTGGAAGCATCTTATGCTTTTGTTGTGGCCAATGAAATTTTTGATGCGTTCCCTTGTGAAATTTTAAAAGATGAAAAAATAGCACTGGTAAAAGAACATCAGATAGAGTGGGTAGAAGCGCCTGCTGAGATGTTGGGCTGGGCCAAAAAACATCATTTAAAACAAGGGGAGATCGCCATAGGCTATGAGGCATTTGCACAAGAGATGGCAAAAGGTATAGAAAGATGTGACTTTGTCTCTTTTGATTACGGTGAAAAGTATGTACGCAATGACTTCTCCATCCGTGTCTACAGGGCACATGAAACCTTTCCTCTGTTTGATGAAGCACTCACTTTATCCGAATCCTATAAAAAAGATGACATTACCTACGATGTGAACTTTGGACATGTGAGCGAAGCATTTGAAGAAGCAGGTTTTAAAGAAGTCTTTTATGAGACACAGGCACGTGCTTTAATACGTTTCGGAATCATTGATATTCTTGAAAGTTTTGCCAAACAGACAACGCAGGCAAGATATATGAGTGAAGCAGATAAGATAAAGACACTGATATCTCCCACCATGATGGGAGACAGGTTTAAACTGATACATTTCAGAAAGTAG
- the acpS gene encoding holo-ACP synthase — MKIGTDIVEIHRIERSLTQFGDKFKQRFLTPQEIELVQKTASIAGFWAAKEAIAKALGCGIGSELSFHDILITKNTRGAPEFKLSEEAQKIHRIKASSLSISHDGGFAIAVAVISQ, encoded by the coding sequence ATCGTAGAGATCCATAGAATAGAGAGATCATTGACACAGTTTGGTGATAAATTCAAACAGCGTTTTTTGACCCCTCAAGAGATAGAGCTTGTGCAAAAGACGGCATCCATAGCCGGATTTTGGGCAGCCAAAGAGGCTATTGCAAAAGCATTGGGCTGCGGTATTGGCAGTGAACTCTCATTTCATGACATACTCATCACCAAAAACACCCGTGGTGCACCTGAATTCAAACTCAGTGAAGAAGCACAAAAGATACACCGAATCAAAGCATCTTCACTCTCTATCAGTCATGATGGCGGGTTTGCTATTGCTGTTGCAGTCATTAGCCAATGA